The following proteins are encoded in a genomic region of Oceanisphaera profunda:
- the lysC gene encoding lysine-sensitive aspartokinase 3, with amino-acid sequence MNQLTVAKFGGTSVVDAEAMSRCALILEENPNTRLAVLSASSGVTNILVALASGEQLPDARTALLGQLTEIQQGILNSLDKPEMLTRHIEDILVHIKELSDSAAISPTKALHDEIVAQGELMSTRLFVELLRSRGTPAVWFDVRKVMRTDDRFSRATPDLANLQAEVEKELAPLCANQLVVTQGFIGAAKDGRTTTLGRGGSDFSAALLAEALNAVAVQIWTDVPGIYTTDPRLVTAARPISEISFSEASEMATFGAKVLHPATLQPAVRQQIPVFVGSSRAPESGGTWIRNETDSQPLFRAIALRRNQVLLTLTNQSMFQVHGFLAEVFGILAKHKISVDLITTSVISVSLTLDSGAELLTDEVREELNKHCHLQVEHDLALIALIGNRMSEVSGTSSQVFKALIDVNVRMICYGASSHNLCFLIPEADSDRVVNTLHQELLPA; translated from the coding sequence TTGAACCAGTTAACCGTTGCTAAATTTGGTGGCACCAGTGTCGTTGACGCTGAGGCCATGAGTCGTTGTGCCCTTATTCTTGAAGAAAACCCTAACACTCGTTTAGCAGTATTGAGTGCGAGCTCAGGCGTGACCAATATTCTGGTAGCCTTGGCATCCGGTGAACAGCTGCCCGATGCCCGCACGGCTTTATTAGGGCAGCTCACCGAGATCCAGCAAGGGATCCTCAATAGCCTCGATAAACCAGAAATGCTCACCCGCCATATCGAAGATATCTTGGTGCACATTAAAGAGCTGTCCGACAGTGCCGCTATTAGCCCCACTAAGGCCTTGCACGATGAAATCGTGGCGCAGGGTGAGCTGATGTCGACCCGCTTGTTTGTGGAGCTGTTGCGCAGCCGTGGCACCCCTGCGGTGTGGTTTGATGTGCGAAAAGTGATGCGTACCGATGACCGCTTTAGCCGCGCTACTCCAGATTTAGCGAATTTACAGGCCGAAGTGGAAAAAGAGTTAGCGCCGCTGTGTGCCAATCAGTTGGTGGTCACACAAGGCTTTATTGGCGCCGCCAAAGATGGCCGCACCACCACGCTTGGCCGCGGTGGCAGTGATTTTTCCGCCGCACTGTTAGCGGAAGCCCTCAACGCCGTGGCCGTACAAATCTGGACCGATGTGCCGGGTATTTACACGACCGACCCCCGCTTAGTGACAGCAGCGCGCCCGATTAGCGAAATCAGCTTTAGCGAAGCCTCTGAAATGGCGACCTTTGGCGCTAAGGTCTTGCACCCTGCCACCTTGCAGCCAGCAGTACGCCAGCAAATTCCGGTGTTTGTCGGTTCAAGCAGAGCGCCTGAATCCGGCGGCACTTGGATCCGCAATGAAACCGACAGCCAGCCATTGTTTCGCGCCATTGCTCTGCGTCGCAATCAGGTATTGCTGACGCTCACCAATCAGAGCATGTTTCAGGTACACGGTTTTCTGGCCGAAGTATTTGGCATCTTGGCCAAGCATAAAATCTCGGTGGATTTAATCACGACGTCGGTGATCAGCGTGTCACTGACGCTAGACTCAGGCGCCGAGCTGTTAACCGACGAAGTGCGTGAAGAGCTAAACAAGCATTGTCATTTGCAGGTAGAGCACGACTTGGCGCTGATCGCCTTAATTGGTAATCGCATGAGTGAAGTCAGCGGCACCAGCAGTCAGGTGTTTAAGGCTTTAATCGATGTCAACGTACGCATGATTTGCTACGGTGCCAGCTCCCATAACTTGTGTTTCTTGATACCCGAAGCCGACTCAGATCGGGTAGTCAACACCCTGCATCAAGAGTTACTACCTGCTTAA